The proteins below are encoded in one region of Methanosarcina barkeri 3:
- a CDS encoding radical SAM protein — protein sequence MKCNVCEFRCKIDEYSRGRCGNYICAGGNIIQDPDIGYLGAYPVSIETIPLLHYYPSGKFLQVFSTGCNFQCSGCVARLLASGKSLDLPALTPSQVVEKAVQQECLGVVSTLNEPAANYYLFRDLAVQAKEKGLLAGCSTNCYFTDETLEELGKLVDFMNIGIKGYSDKSYISCGVPSSAPVFRNISRLFDMGVHVETSIVYSRGNEEDVIKVVKTLSNISPTIPVQVMRFIPFGDAPIELEPSIGEAENLCAALRKHIDYVYLFNSPGTELSNTYCPECGSLLAEREFYGPMGSRLLKPWTSYTCNCGKDTPVKGITANESFNEEGFMGGYRISRAFSMVHAVLTCLGILDDNRLIEIWGKVSNPETLNRIHHMVQQPYSYLEFIRLIAEKANVPEKGEELISFTLNRLELVKSLAAENSCHKVYYCMGSPLFALNAGRMENNLVTFSGGVSINKQLQKEGKPGVNVSPSFISEQNPMTIFISGFLSRPLDEFYSLCQQYGISADAVKKHRVYEVPPSWDFGNPRWILGLLYIADKLNPENSTIDMKKEANEFYLRFYGIPFEEAKPNRSFHRPSSGIWPRHVMRDTHA from the coding sequence ATGAAATGCAATGTGTGTGAATTCAGGTGTAAAATCGATGAATACAGCAGGGGAAGGTGTGGGAACTACATATGTGCTGGCGGTAATATCATCCAGGACCCTGATATCGGATATCTTGGAGCATATCCTGTTTCTATAGAAACCATTCCTTTACTTCATTACTATCCCTCAGGTAAGTTCCTTCAGGTTTTCAGTACTGGATGTAATTTCCAGTGTTCAGGCTGCGTGGCTCGCCTGTTAGCTTCAGGGAAATCGCTTGACCTTCCTGCACTTACCCCGTCTCAGGTAGTGGAAAAAGCAGTGCAGCAGGAGTGCCTGGGTGTAGTTTCCACACTCAATGAGCCTGCTGCAAACTATTATCTTTTCAGGGACCTTGCTGTGCAGGCAAAAGAAAAAGGTTTACTTGCAGGCTGTTCCACAAACTGCTATTTCACAGACGAGACACTGGAAGAACTTGGAAAGCTTGTAGATTTCATGAACATTGGAATTAAGGGTTATTCTGATAAGAGCTATATAAGCTGCGGAGTCCCGTCCTCAGCTCCTGTTTTCCGCAACATATCCAGGCTTTTCGACATGGGTGTACATGTTGAAACTTCGATCGTTTACTCACGGGGAAATGAAGAAGATGTGATAAAGGTTGTAAAAACGTTGTCTAATATCTCTCCTACCATTCCGGTTCAGGTCATGAGGTTCATTCCTTTCGGGGATGCCCCAATTGAGCTTGAACCCTCTATCGGAGAGGCTGAGAACCTGTGTGCTGCTCTGCGTAAACATATAGACTATGTTTATCTCTTCAATTCTCCAGGTACGGAATTGTCAAACACGTACTGTCCTGAATGCGGCAGCCTTCTTGCAGAAAGGGAATTTTACGGGCCCATGGGTTCCAGGCTTCTAAAACCCTGGACAAGTTACACCTGTAATTGCGGTAAGGATACCCCGGTTAAAGGGATAACTGCGAATGAAAGTTTCAATGAGGAAGGTTTCATGGGCGGTTACAGGATAAGTCGAGCTTTCAGTATGGTCCATGCAGTACTTACATGCCTGGGAATACTTGACGACAACAGATTAATTGAAATATGGGGAAAAGTCTCCAATCCCGAAACCCTGAATCGAATACATCATATGGTACAGCAGCCGTACTCCTATCTTGAATTTATCAGGCTTATTGCTGAGAAGGCAAATGTGCCGGAAAAAGGTGAAGAACTTATTTCCTTTACTCTTAATCGTCTGGAACTTGTCAAATCTCTTGCAGCGGAAAATAGCTGTCATAAGGTGTATTATTGTATGGGCTCTCCTCTTTTTGCTCTAAACGCCGGAAGAATGGAAAACAATCTTGTAACATTTTCCGGGGGAGTTAGCATCAACAAACAGCTTCAAAAAGAAGGCAAACCGGGTGTAAATGTTTCTCCCTCTTTTATAAGTGAGCAGAATCCCATGACAATTTTTATCTCAGGTTTTCTTTCTCGCCCTCTCGATGAGTTTTATAGCCTGTGCCAGCAGTATGGCATATCTGCAGATGCGGTAAAAAAGCATCGTGTCTATGAAGTTCCGCCGTCCTGGGATTTCGGGAACCCTCGCTGGATACTGGGACTCCTGTACATAGCAGACAAACTGAACCCAGAAAACTCAACAATTGACATGAAAAAAGAAGCAAATGAGTTTTATCTACGGTTTTACGGTATACCTTTTGAGGAAGCAAAGCCTAACAGGTCATTTCACAGACCCTCTTCCGGCATATGGCCCAGGCATGTGATGAGGGATACTCATGCCTGA
- a CDS encoding class I SAM-dependent methyltransferase, with amino-acid sequence MSEKDKSPGFPYIAENIFAPIYPVIAAHIVKQSGIEKGICLDLGCGIASLGVAVAEITDMQVYGIDISTEMCRLSRNKAFRHYLSGKVAPVQSDVHLLPLRNNCADLIVSRGSVFFWNDLPVAFKEIARVLAPGGQAWVGGGFGTKELRAQISEKMVEIDPDWHASSKERLSPKNLQAIEEAGKQTEIPYHVVQDESGFWMVLSKEG; translated from the coding sequence GTGAGCGAGAAGGATAAATCTCCGGGCTTTCCCTATATTGCAGAGAACATCTTTGCCCCCATCTACCCTGTAATAGCAGCTCATATCGTCAAGCAAAGCGGGATAGAGAAAGGTATATGCCTTGACCTGGGATGCGGTATAGCATCCCTGGGAGTTGCTGTTGCGGAAATAACGGATATGCAGGTATATGGTATCGATATTTCAACTGAAATGTGCAGGCTTTCAAGAAACAAAGCCTTCCGTCACTACCTTTCAGGTAAAGTTGCTCCTGTGCAGTCCGATGTACATCTGCTCCCTTTAAGGAACAATTGTGCAGATCTTATAGTAAGCCGGGGTTCTGTATTTTTTTGGAATGATCTGCCTGTGGCCTTTAAGGAAATTGCTCGCGTTCTTGCTCCGGGTGGGCAGGCATGGGTAGGAGGTGGCTTTGGCACAAAAGAGTTGAGAGCACAGATCTCTGAAAAAATGGTTGAAATAGATCCTGACTGGCATGCAAGTTCAAAAGAACGCCTCAGTCCTAAAAACCTTCAGGCTATAGAGGAGGCTGGAAAACAGACCGAAATCCCCTATCATGTAGTTCAGGATGAATCGGGATTCTGGATGGTACTAAGCAAGGAAGGTTGA
- a CDS encoding iron ABC transporter substrate-binding protein — translation MRGKIGTILLLSILVLAVASCGCAENTHQAVQNSSTVQITDMLGRQLTVPTEVSSVVATSPPSTILVYMLAPDKLEGWNFKNNFTQPFMAENYSNLPVIGGWFGTQTGNYETIINMHPDIVIEGYTTDGEIHEAIERRQENFGNIPVVAVNDSIIFVNKSDPTIQYVGKLLNCEDQAQKLIDFRSSILNEINNTVKDIPEDQKVRVYYAEGPKGLMTDPSGSQHSQVIDICGGINVADCKLTPGNGMTQVSIEQVINWDPQVIITSNPQFYSTVYSDSLWSSLDAVKNKRVYLAPQNPFCWIDRPQGPHLIIGTAWTAKMLYPDRFANMDLPKLTRDFYSEFFHYDLTDKELDTLLNPSAEAKT, via the coding sequence ATGCGTGGAAAAATAGGTACAATACTACTACTCTCTATTCTGGTTCTGGCTGTAGCATCCTGTGGGTGTGCAGAAAATACGCATCAGGCTGTCCAGAACTCAAGCACAGTACAGATAACCGATATGTTGGGCAGGCAGTTAACTGTGCCGACGGAAGTCTCTTCAGTTGTAGCCACTTCTCCGCCATCAACTATTCTCGTGTATATGCTTGCTCCGGACAAACTTGAAGGCTGGAATTTTAAAAATAACTTTACTCAACCTTTTATGGCTGAAAACTACTCAAATCTGCCTGTAATAGGGGGCTGGTTCGGAACACAGACCGGAAACTATGAAACTATAATTAACATGCATCCTGATATCGTAATTGAAGGATATACTACTGATGGGGAAATCCATGAAGCTATAGAGCGCAGACAGGAAAACTTTGGAAACATTCCTGTAGTAGCTGTTAATGATTCCATTATCTTCGTTAACAAATCTGATCCTACTATACAATATGTGGGTAAACTTCTTAATTGTGAAGACCAGGCACAAAAACTGATTGATTTCCGCAGTTCAATCCTTAACGAGATCAATAACACTGTAAAAGACATTCCCGAGGACCAGAAAGTACGCGTTTATTATGCCGAAGGTCCAAAGGGGCTGATGACTGACCCTTCGGGTTCTCAACATTCTCAAGTTATTGATATATGCGGTGGTATTAATGTTGCAGACTGCAAGCTTACTCCAGGGAATGGTATGACGCAGGTCTCAATCGAGCAGGTTATAAACTGGGATCCTCAGGTAATTATCACTTCAAATCCACAGTTCTATTCGACGGTTTACTCTGATTCTCTCTGGTCAAGCCTAGATGCTGTGAAAAACAAAAGAGTATACCTTGCTCCTCAGAATCCTTTCTGCTGGATTGACAGGCCACAGGGCCCTCACCTTATCATAGGGACTGCCTGGACTGCAAAAATGCTGTATCCTGACCGGTTTGCAAATATGGACCTGCCCAAGCTGACTCGTGATTTCTACTCGGAGTTCTTCCACTATGATCTCACGGATAAAGAACTGGACACTCTACTTAACCCTTCAGCAGAGGCTAAGACGTGA
- a CDS encoding DUF134 domain-containing protein, whose product MVNRVKRRVSCLPKAAYYKPRKVSLCDLEIINLSIGELEAIRLCDLVHIGQNEAADMMGISRKTFWNDLQKARQKVTEALVNGKAIEISGEYINNGECKVEFLCSGCEYRWELKCDTERPAICPMCGSEIVYPIGGNERE is encoded by the coding sequence ATGGTAAATAGAGTTAAGCGCAGGGTATCGTGCCTTCCAAAAGCTGCATATTATAAACCCAGGAAGGTTTCTCTCTGCGATCTCGAAATTATTAACTTATCCATAGGAGAACTTGAAGCCATCCGCCTTTGCGATCTCGTTCATATTGGCCAAAACGAGGCCGCAGATATGATGGGCATCTCCAGAAAAACTTTCTGGAATGATCTGCAAAAGGCTCGACAGAAAGTGACTGAGGCCCTTGTCAATGGCAAAGCAATAGAGATTTCCGGAGAGTATATAAATAATGGAGAGTGCAAAGTTGAATTTCTCTGTAGCGGGTGTGAGTATAGATGGGAATTAAAGTGTGATACTGAGCGCCCAGCTATCTGTCCGATGTGCGGTTCCGAAATCGTATACCCAATCGGCGGCAACGAAAGAGAATAA
- a CDS encoding NifB/NifX family molybdenum-iron cluster-binding protein, whose protein sequence is MNESGLESDVCFHYGSCEYFTIVDVSDKNIESVKTISNLSPEIEHNCAAPSKILESHNVNAVLVAGIGGRPLMSLAEKNIKVFAGITGKVSNAVDDYNNGLLQELSMNGTCNCSHH, encoded by the coding sequence ATGAATGAAAGTGGACTGGAATCTGACGTTTGTTTTCATTATGGCTCATGCGAATATTTTACCATCGTGGATGTAAGCGATAAAAATATTGAGAGTGTTAAAACAATAAGTAACCTGTCTCCTGAGATCGAGCACAATTGTGCTGCTCCATCAAAAATATTAGAATCACATAATGTCAATGCTGTGCTTGTTGCGGGTATCGGTGGGAGACCACTGATGTCACTGGCAGAAAAAAATATCAAAGTATTTGCAGGAATAACGGGTAAGGTTTCCAACGCAGTTGATGACTATAATAATGGGTTACTGCAAGAACTATCTATGAATGGTACCTGTAATTGCTCTCATCACTAA
- a CDS encoding DUF4405 domain-containing protein, translating to MLSSLNELISNGWIGTSERGETVSRLKTNYLIDLILTTLFFAVAGTGLVMYFLIPSGIPRGRYIVYMGLTKANWIWIHSRAGILIVFLIVVHLILHSQWIIRTTKSFCKKENKNTICERDTVTDKVR from the coding sequence TTGCTCTCATCACTAAACGAATTAATTAGCAATGGTTGGATCGGAACATCTGAAAGAGGTGAAACTGTAAGCCGACTAAAAACTAATTACTTAATAGACCTTATTCTGACAACTCTATTTTTTGCTGTTGCAGGTACAGGTTTAGTTATGTACTTTTTAATACCTTCAGGAATTCCGAGAGGACGTTATATAGTATATATGGGATTAACGAAAGCTAACTGGATTTGGATACACAGCAGAGCAGGAATCTTGATAGTTTTTCTTATAGTTGTCCATCTTATCCTGCATAGTCAATGGATAATACGTACCACAAAGAGCTTTTGCAAAAAAGAAAACAAAAACACTATTTGTGAGAGAGATACAGTGACTGATAAAGTCCGATAA
- a CDS encoding DUF169 domain-containing protein, protein MDAKEINKYGQELVDCLKLNTSPVAVKLIPKGEEVPEGMKKVDEAMRHCQLVDRVRRTGEEFYTLGEDQMCKGGAGAMGLGEMPPKVASGEFYFNKLKQFSTQGAARRTLEGVTKLPPNSTEAILYSPLEKATFTPDVVVVICTPKQVMLLTQAMMYKTGGRIEASFAGKQSLCSDAVVKTYKEGKVGVTVGCSGSRTYTKIADEEMIMGIPIEHLADVATGLKAISK, encoded by the coding sequence ATGGATGCAAAAGAGATAAATAAATATGGGCAAGAACTTGTAGACTGCCTGAAACTGAATACCTCTCCTGTTGCAGTAAAATTAATTCCTAAAGGAGAAGAAGTTCCTGAGGGAATGAAAAAAGTAGATGAGGCTATGAGACACTGCCAGCTGGTAGACAGAGTGAGACGAACAGGTGAGGAGTTTTATACACTTGGTGAAGACCAGATGTGCAAAGGTGGGGCCGGCGCAATGGGCCTTGGCGAAATGCCTCCAAAAGTTGCAAGTGGAGAATTTTATTTTAATAAACTCAAACAATTCAGCACCCAGGGCGCTGCCAGGCGCACCCTTGAAGGAGTTACCAAGCTTCCCCCAAATTCAACAGAAGCTATCCTGTACTCTCCCCTGGAAAAAGCCACATTTACTCCGGATGTTGTTGTAGTTATCTGTACCCCCAAACAGGTTATGTTACTTACACAGGCGATGATGTACAAAACGGGCGGCAGAATCGAAGCGAGTTTTGCAGGAAAGCAGAGCTTATGCTCGGATGCGGTTGTGAAGACATATAAAGAAGGCAAAGTGGGAGTCACAGTCGGTTGCAGCGGCAGCAGGACATACACCAAAATCGCAGATGAAGAAATGATTATGGGAATTCCTATAGAACATCTGGCTGATGTAGCTACTGGCCTTAAGGCAATTTCGAAGTAA
- a CDS encoding LIM domain-containing protein, with product MTDEITNPVKCHICGCELEKEDCIEEEGKFFCEDCFIEAHHKIQACDPWAAYSKKLFRKEAGLEGTEGLTELQKAIYEFIVSSGGVKKEEIAKKFQISILETENQFALLRHCELVKGQKRADGVYLVPFESK from the coding sequence TTGACCGACGAGATAACTAATCCTGTCAAATGCCACATTTGTGGGTGTGAACTGGAAAAAGAAGATTGTATAGAAGAGGAAGGCAAGTTTTTCTGTGAAGATTGTTTTATAGAAGCTCACCATAAGATTCAGGCCTGTGATCCCTGGGCAGCTTATTCCAAGAAACTCTTCAGGAAGGAAGCCGGGCTTGAAGGTACGGAAGGCTTAACTGAACTGCAAAAAGCCATCTATGAATTTATCGTCTCCAGTGGTGGGGTAAAAAAGGAAGAAATTGCAAAAAAATTCCAAATATCTATTCTTGAAACCGAGAACCAGTTTGCTCTCCTGAGGCATTGCGAGCTGGTAAAAGGGCAAAAAAGAGCAGATGGTGTGTACCTTGTACCTTTTGAGAGTAAATAA
- a CDS encoding carboxymuconolactone decarboxylase family protein: MTEKIDMDEKLKDMAGQLPGVMNALSGLHSEVVKDGALSARMKELMMVAIAVSLRCEYCLWKHVPEAVRLGATREEILEAVSTAIVMAGGPAVAYGSVVVLKILDELNV, translated from the coding sequence ATGACCGAAAAAATCGACATGGACGAAAAGCTAAAAGATATGGCCGGCCAACTTCCCGGAGTAATGAATGCGCTATCTGGTCTCCATTCTGAAGTTGTTAAGGATGGGGCATTAAGTGCCAGAATGAAAGAACTCATGATGGTTGCGATCGCAGTATCGCTGCGTTGCGAATACTGTTTATGGAAGCACGTTCCTGAAGCTGTACGTTTGGGAGCAACTCGTGAGGAAATTCTGGAAGCTGTCAGTACTGCCATAGTAATGGCTGGTGGGCCTGCGGTAGCATATGGATCTGTGGTAGTCCTTAAAATTCTGGATGAATTGAATGTTTGA
- a CDS encoding Ig-like domain-containing protein, with amino-acid sequence MRKTMLKTLCIFTLVFFVLSMTGAACSNSCKTKTDARNDTFTCNCKSKSCCFNVLSNDKGCNLKVVKTGCFTTAKGGKVCMQSNGKFCYTKPASCKNSCTDSFKYCVKGKDGKTDCATVTIAVKCSSCSSCTTC; translated from the coding sequence ATGCGAAAAACTATGTTAAAGACATTATGTATTTTCACTTTAGTCTTTTTTGTCCTGTCAATGACAGGAGCAGCATGTAGTAACAGCTGTAAAACGAAAACCGATGCAAGAAACGATACATTTACATGTAACTGTAAATCCAAGTCTTGTTGCTTTAATGTACTGAGTAATGACAAAGGATGCAACCTTAAGGTCGTAAAAACAGGATGTTTTACTACAGCAAAGGGTGGTAAGGTCTGTATGCAGAGTAATGGTAAATTCTGCTACACAAAACCAGCAAGTTGCAAAAACTCTTGCACTGACAGTTTCAAATACTGTGTAAAAGGTAAGGATGGAAAAACCGATTGTGCAACTGTTACAATTGCAGTTAAATGCTCTAGCTGTTCCAGCTGCACAACCTGCTGA
- a CDS encoding pyrimidine dimer DNA glycosylase/endonuclease V translates to MRIWDISPEKMCRQHLLGEHRELHALWSIITNNKKAYAHHPETMRWRGKLKALYLRHEALVEEMTKRGYKHHTPLDPALATGKTIQDEFVDSYEEQVRLLKERRCNCRI, encoded by the coding sequence ATGAGAATCTGGGACATATCTCCTGAGAAAATGTGCAGGCAGCATCTTTTAGGGGAACACCGTGAGTTACATGCTCTCTGGTCTATAATCACGAACAATAAAAAAGCCTATGCTCATCATCCGGAAACAATGCGCTGGAGGGGAAAGCTTAAAGCTCTTTATCTAAGGCATGAAGCCCTGGTAGAGGAAATGACAAAACGAGGTTACAAACACCATACTCCTCTCGATCCTGCCCTCGCGACAGGAAAAACCATTCAGGACGAGTTTGTGGACTCTTATGAAGAACAGGTCAGGCTCCTTAAAGAAAGAAGATGTAATTGCAGGATTTGA
- a CDS encoding DUF378 domain-containing protein: MAVRNPVDLIALILVIIGGLNWGLIGLFDYNLVDAIFGVGSTLSRIVYIIVGLAALYTIYFATRADTYHTREATTHH; this comes from the coding sequence ATGGCAGTAAGAAATCCAGTGGATTTAATTGCACTTATACTTGTTATAATAGGTGGATTAAACTGGGGGCTTATAGGGCTTTTCGACTATAACCTTGTGGATGCCATCTTCGGGGTAGGAAGTACACTTTCGAGAATTGTGTACATAATTGTTGGGCTTGCAGCGCTTTATACGATTTATTTCGCTACAAGAGCTGACACATATCACACTCGTGAGGCTACGACACACCACTAA
- a CDS encoding deoxyribodipyrimidine photo-lyase: MNPERIRTILSGKPGKGPVAYWMSRDQRVEDNWALLFSRKIALEADVPVFVVFCLVDKFLGAIRRQYEFMLKGLQEVEATLARNKIPFFFLRGDPEEEIPDFVKRYEIGTLVTDFSPLRIKRVWTEKVASGINVPFFEVDAHNVVPCWKASNKQEYAAHTFRPKFLKLLPEFLTEYPELEENPEFPEITASSGESEVFPKVPKNGSGTLFPGEFLEEKAGFLPELVPFEAGEKAARKVMDEFLINKLDSYSTLRNDPTKDALSNLSPYLHFGQISAQRVALKVEKTKADMESKRVFLDELLLRKELADNFCYYNPSYDSVDGFPEWAKKTLNSHRHDQRSHIFTLEELETGRTYDPLWNASQIELLRRGKMHSYMRMYWAKKILEWSESPEKALETAIYLNDKYELDGRDPNGYVGIAWSIGGVHDRPWKEREIFGKIRYMSYEGSKRKFDVKSYIAKYSTL, from the coding sequence ATGAACCCTGAACGTATTCGGACCATTCTATCCGGGAAACCAGGCAAAGGACCTGTTGCTTACTGGATGAGCCGTGACCAGAGGGTTGAGGACAACTGGGCTCTTCTATTTTCCCGAAAAATAGCGTTGGAAGCCGACGTGCCTGTTTTTGTTGTTTTTTGTCTGGTAGATAAATTTCTGGGAGCTATAAGAAGACAATATGAGTTTATGCTCAAAGGGCTGCAAGAAGTTGAAGCCACTCTTGCAAGGAATAAAATTCCATTCTTTTTCCTTCGAGGAGATCCTGAAGAAGAAATACCGGATTTTGTTAAGAGATATGAGATTGGAACTCTTGTTACTGATTTTAGTCCACTGAGAATTAAGAGGGTATGGACGGAAAAAGTTGCATCAGGCATTAATGTACCCTTCTTTGAGGTTGATGCCCATAATGTCGTTCCCTGCTGGAAAGCTTCTAATAAGCAGGAATACGCTGCCCATACTTTTCGTCCTAAGTTCTTAAAGCTCCTTCCTGAATTCCTTACGGAATATCCTGAGCTCGAAGAAAATCCCGAATTTCCTGAAATTACCGCGAGTTCAGGAGAATCTGAAGTGTTTCCAAAAGTTCCAAAAAATGGAAGTGGAACTCTTTTTCCGGGGGAATTTCTTGAAGAAAAAGCCGGTTTCTTACCTGAACTCGTACCTTTTGAAGCTGGAGAAAAAGCTGCAAGAAAAGTTATGGATGAATTTCTTATTAATAAGCTTGACTCTTACTCTACCCTGCGAAATGATCCAACTAAAGATGCCTTATCCAATCTCTCTCCTTATCTGCATTTCGGACAGATCTCAGCTCAAAGGGTAGCTCTCAAAGTAGAAAAAACAAAAGCTGACATGGAATCAAAAAGGGTATTTCTCGATGAGCTCCTTTTGCGTAAAGAGCTTGCCGATAATTTCTGCTATTATAATCCTTCTTATGATAGTGTTGATGGCTTTCCTGAATGGGCAAAGAAAACCCTTAACTCTCACAGGCATGATCAAAGAAGTCATATTTTTACACTGGAAGAATTAGAAACAGGAAGGACCTACGATCCCCTCTGGAATGCCAGCCAGATAGAACTCCTCAGAAGAGGAAAAATGCACAGCTATATGCGGATGTATTGGGCAAAGAAGATTCTCGAGTGGAGCGAATCTCCAGAAAAGGCCCTCGAGACTGCAATCTATCTGAATGATAAATACGAACTGGATGGACGAGATCCGAATGGATATGTCGGAATCGCCTGGAGTATCGGAGGGGTACATGACCGTCCCTGGAAGGAAAGAGAAATTTTTGGAAAAATCAGATATATGAGTTATGAAGGTAGTAAAAGAAAGTTCGACGTTAAATCATATATTGCAAAATATTCGACTCTGTAG
- a CDS encoding MBL fold metallo-hydrolase has product MRLTLLGTGDAVGTPKIGCNCPACEDARNGGKSQRLRSSILVESDKGKILIDTSPDLRQQFLKQNLSCIDGVIWTHGHYDHYSGFGEFYRVQNKVDVYGVRETLEYINRYVSFLKPRYHYVKLYEPFELIGLQFTLFKVNHPPVEVPAGVIIREGDKKIVITGDTNSEIPEASLELMKNPDLLVADAIVPPNIHIKKHMNSEEAMALAEQLNAKEVALTHLSHLFRPHHIEALFLPLGYDGQVFEF; this is encoded by the coding sequence ATGAGGCTAACATTGCTTGGGACCGGTGATGCGGTTGGAACTCCTAAGATCGGATGCAATTGTCCTGCCTGTGAAGACGCCCGAAATGGTGGAAAAAGCCAGCGTCTTCGTTCTTCTATCCTTGTAGAGTCCGACAAAGGTAAGATCCTCATTGACACCAGCCCTGATTTAAGGCAGCAATTTCTCAAACAAAATCTGTCCTGTATAGACGGAGTGATCTGGACACACGGACACTACGACCACTACTCCGGATTTGGAGAGTTCTACAGGGTTCAAAATAAGGTTGATGTCTATGGGGTTCGGGAAACCCTTGAATATATAAACCGGTACGTCTCCTTCCTGAAACCCAGGTATCATTATGTGAAGCTCTATGAGCCTTTCGAGCTAATCGGGCTGCAGTTCACTCTTTTTAAGGTTAACCACCCCCCTGTGGAAGTTCCGGCAGGGGTTATAATTCGGGAAGGCGATAAAAAAATAGTGATCACAGGAGATACAAACTCAGAAATTCCTGAAGCTAGCCTGGAGCTTATGAAAAATCCTGACCTTCTTGTCGCCGATGCTATAGTACCTCCTAACATCCATATCAAAAAACACATGAATTCAGAAGAGGCTATGGCACTTGCAGAGCAGCTCAATGCAAAAGAAGTAGCTTTGACTCATCTCAGTCACCTATTTCGTCCTCACCATATCGAAGCCTTATTTTTGCCCCTTGGATATGATGGGCAGGTTTTTGAGTTTTAA